The sequence catatagtaaacaagtctcttcactcaggtgtttttccacaggccctaaagactgcagtcattaaaccgctcttaaaaaaagcataatctagatgcttcagtaatgaacaattacaggcccatatcaaacctgccatttctaggtaagatcattgaaaaagtagttttcttgcatttaaatagttgtttcgatgtgttccagtcaggctttcgtccaaaccacagcactgagactgctcttgtaaaggtcttcaatgacatccacttaaacacagacagtggcagaacttcagtgttagtattattagatctcagtgctgcgtttgacactgttgaccacagcatattactagaccgactggaaaactgggtgggactttcggaaacagttctaaattggtttgaatcctacctaaaggacagaaacaactttgtttctataggtaaatgcacatctgagttgacaaatatgacatgtggagttcctcaaggctctatcttggggcctcttctctttaacatctacatgctaccactggctcagataatgaaaaacaacaaaataagttaccatagctatgcggatgacacacacatttacataacaatttcaccaggagactatgctccaattcaaacactgagtaagtgcattgaacaaataaatgactggatgtgtcagaactttctccaattaaacaaagataaaactgaggtaatggtttttggagccaagtcagaacgtataaaagttagcgctgagcttcagtctgcaatgttcaaaacaaccgataaagccagaaatctaggtgtagtcatggactctgacctgagtttcaacagtcacattaaaacagttactaaatcagcctactatcacctaaagaatatatctaggattaaaagactaatgtcacagcaggatttggaaaaacgtgtccatgcttttatcttcagtagactggactactgtaatggtgtcttcacaggtctcactaaaaaatctattaggaagctgcagctgattcagaacgccgctgctcgagtcttCACTAACACTACgaaagtggaccacatcactcctgctctgaagtctttacactggcttcctgtgtgtcaaagaatagatttcaaaatactgctgctggtttataaagcactgaatggtttaggcccagaatacatttctgacctcctgctaaattatgaaccatccagatctctcaggtcttcagggactggtctgctctctgtccccagagtcagaactaaacctggagaagcagcgttcagttattatgctccaaatgtctggaacaaactcccagaaacctgcaggtccgctgcaactctgactacttttaaatccaggctgaagacttttctttttgtcgctgcttttaattgaaactgagccgttgtgttcatcagtaaagtggaacttatgtgtgaactattcatatcttaaactgcactgtaactttttattcatgtaatttgtattcatgtattttttcttttaatgtttcttttattatctttttttttaaatgcctttgtctgaatgtctttcatttttgtaaagcaccttgaattgccttgtgttgaaaggtgctatataaatagacttgccttgccttaaagtCCCTGAGATTTGAAGAATAcaaacattttaattattatttgagAGAGAGAAGATTCACACCACTAATTAAGTCATAATTTAAGCCAACGAGAAAACGTAATGCAAGACAAATTATACTATACAATAAGGCCCTCAACACAcgcatgcactgtctgtactcACTGTGTCGACTCcagccagcagcagctcggTGATGCTGCCCAGGATCTCTGAGACGGTCATCTGGTCGCTGAGCAGCAGGTGTGTGAGGTACGCTCCCTCCACCTGCTGCTTCAGGTGCACCTGCTGCTGGATCTGCGCCATCTTCTTCTGCACCAGCTCCTCCGCTGAGAGACGAACAAGTTTAACATTTGTCATCGGAAAGAAATATGTTCCTGCAACAACATTTGTGTAATATACTATTTTTTCATGttaatattatttttgtatgtTGCAATGTTGGAGCAGCCTGAGACTGTCATTGCCTAACATTTAAATAGCTCTCTTTTTTCAATTGAAATGTATTTAGTCCTTAAAGAAAACAGGCAGGATATTCAATTTAAAAAGTAACGATAAGTATTCTTTAAAAATAACAACACAATATGTAATTTATAAGTATATATATGATGTAAACTCTTCATCGTTTCAGGTTTTTATGTCAATGATTGTAAGAACACCACATTATAAAGAAGAATACTGCATTTTGTGCAGAATGGCACCATTGTTTCTCATGGGAGAGAATACATATTATTTTCCATGTTCCTGAAACTTACTTGCACCAATATGTCTTTTGCACAGGAGCCTAGGATTTCATTGACAAAACTACACTGCAGCTATTCTGTATATGATAAACCCTTTCAAtccttttaaagaggccctattaggcatatattatacaattatgaaacctgaaaatgatcacgatagggcccctttaaaacacGAGGAAACTGGCTCGATACTTTTGCTCACTAGATGGCGAAATAATCAACACAGAAGGAAAAAGGGCCTTGTGAGCTGTGAGGTGGACTTTGTGACTTTGAGAGAGTCACCAGTCTAGTGGCCTTGACATTATTTGATAATGCAAATGACCATGAAGCCTGAGCTTTAGTAACCCTTTTTCTGTGATAACAATCAGTGAGGAGGATTGGCAGAGAAAGAGCtgcacacaaacaacaaaggGTTCATGTTGTAATACTTGAAATTCCTCAAAGCAAGAGAGGGCATGTTATATTAACTTACATAGGCTACTTTGTTTCACGTGAGTAATATGTCATTGTCAATCTCATGTTGTTTTGGAAATGTCCTACAGTCCCAGGTAACCATTAGTTTACATTTTAACAGGATTAGGAAACATGCTTGAATAGTAGAAACCATTAgataacatatatttaaaaaaacaaaacaagaatcAAGGATGTTCTagttctgattctgatattgAATAAACAAACCATTCTGTAACAAACGCCTAAAACAGGTTATACTTCCTCACAGATTTTGAAGAGGTAATCCCAGGCGGCTGCAAACTGTTTCCAGAAGGGGATGTAGGGCCAGATTCTCTTTGGGAAGAGGATGATGACGTTGGAGAGACGAAACATTTCACCCACGGAGACGATGAACTTCTGTGTTTCCTCCGGCACCTCCTTGTTCAAGCAGCCCATACGAGTCTCAAACAACACTGAACAGATACCTGCGTTTAAAAAGATATACAACAAATATTATAACTCGtctgtttgctatcctggctacGAAGGGGTGGTTTAGTTAAGCAAAGTGTACACATCTTACACCTTGGCCAATAAATAACAattcacttctttttttttagcaaAGTGAAACATTGATTTAGGGGGATTTTGGCTGATATTATTGTGATCCATTTTTTACCACATTTGTTTGATGGGGTCGGATTCAATTATTTCACACTATACtggttatttaaacaaataGTCCCTGGCTATGTGGCATTACAAAGTTACAACAGGACACAGCCTTATAACATATAATCGTTTGCTGCTGCAatattattgtcttcattgtgttATTCTTCATGTCTTACAGCCCTGTTGCCGTAGAAGCATGATATAGAAAGTTAATCCATAATTGTATAAGAAAGCTGCTGTTTAAAGGAATATATTGAaatattagggaatgtttatcTGCTTTCTTTCTCagagtttgatttaaaaaaacaataccACTGTCAAGGCTGCCAGTTACATATGAATCTACGGCTAGTTAGCTTAGCGCTTAGCTTAGCAAAAAGACTGTACACGGAGGGAAACAGCTAGCTTGGCTTTGTAAGCTGTAAACCTCTCTAAAACCATACATTCATATTTTGTTCACTTTGTTATTATACATATTAAACCAGATAAAGCCAGACTTGCTTTTTCAGCCTGTTTCCAGTCTTAAGGCTGAGCTAaattaagctaagctaaccagctgGTGGCTGTAGCTTCATATTTAGCACAAAAACACTAGAGCTGTATCATTCTTACCCTTGAGTTCTCTGAAGAAAATGAAATAAGCATGTTCCTAAAAATGTCAAACTAATTTCTCTGTGTACATAAACGTAGTATCTAATCAGGGGTCAAGGCCAAAACAcccaacttctgtgtcagagtttaCGCTCTGACTGACTGACAGCACACAAATAACACAGTGATGTATTAATGGATGACTAATTCTCTGCTCTGCAAGAATAAAGAAGTGTGGTTGTAATCGTTATTTTGCAAGTATGAACAAGTAATATCTAAAGTTTGCTCCTCATTCTGCACAGTTAATAATtgtatttaagttacattctGAATTTAGGGCTTGCACTTGAGTATTTTAGGGTACTTATATTTGTAAGTTTACGTAAAGCATCTGGGAAATTCTTCCACCAAGGTCAAATTAAGGTCCCGACTTCTTAATCATATTACCTACATTTAAAAGTAGCCTACAATACTTGCTAATAGTACTGTTTTGACACAAtcgtacttgagtatttccattttatggtATTTTAATTCTAGTCCACTACATTTCAGGgacatatattttgtttttactccactacaattattCAAAACTTATATTTATGATGAGTTACTTTTGCGTATTGAAAGACAAGAAATCCATTTTGAAAAAGTGCAACATTAACAGGCTCTTACATGATGTCTCAGTGATTAAAACAGGATACAATatcattatataataataaaatactgtGAAAAGGGCCACAAGTATTTACTTCATGTACATTTAGCTGATTATACTTCTTAATTCTACTAGCAGAGGATCAAATGAACCAACTACTTATTTTACACAAAGTAAAGGATCTAAGTTCTTCTTTCAgctctgtatgtgtgtggtATGTTGCTTCTAGTTATGTCTAGTACTTTTTAGATGATATCATTGATTCACTTTAAAGATTAACAGAAGGAAGACATCCTGCAGAAcactttaaatgtaattatcCATTAAACTTGTGTTGAACTATAACTCAGTTGATCTTCTCTCATTCACGTAAGATGTATTTCACCAGTAACTTCTTCTAACTGCATTTCTTTCCCTCTAATAACCTCTCTATTGCTAATCCAGATGTTTTCTGTTGACTTTCCACAGCTGAATTGTTCACTCCTGACCTTCAAAAGCAAATGTGTAGAGTTCCTCCGTCAGGTCGTTGACCATCACTCCGCCTCCGTTTCTATCCCTGAGCCAGGCCACTCTGTGGATGAAGTCCGTCACCACGTCGTTGACGGTGTTCGTGTAGGAGGAGACGTGTTTGGGCTTCAACATCCGAGGGTTCAGGATGCTGCGGATGCGCTGCCAATTGGCTCCCATTCTACCAAAAAACAAGGAAGATTAATACAAGAAAATGGGCTTCAAGGTTTCacgtttcaaggcttttattgtaatttgtacaatagctacagtgtagttatgacaatgaacatcttaggtcacaggctcctccaacagtgcaacacaataaaactgataatagtgcaagtaaataaaataaaatagaaacagaatataatagaaacaaAATTAGATAAAGTGGTTTAATAAACGTTCGTCAAACTCAAATGTATTGTTCTGTAACATGGGATTGTGGTCCTTAACACACTTTAAAACCCcctatttacttttaattgttTGTTCACATGTTATATATGTTATATTACCTTGTCAAACTCTCTTTGTTTAATGATGTGTTGCTGGTATTTGGTAAATGTTGTTCGCTGTGTGTGTTTAAGCTCTTCCGTTTAAATGTGAAAGCCCTTTGGAACTTTGTTTGAAATGTAAAGTAAACTTGTTAAATTTTCCTTGTGAAGTTTACTTTATTTTGGTATTTTCAACTTATTCAACCCAAAATACacatatgaaaaataataaataaacaatgaTAGGTCCTTGCTAGTGACAACCTATCAAATGAAAACGTGTAGCCTCAAGCCTAAGCTAGTTAGCCTCAAACATTTTGTAAAAATATACACTAAAATATGAAAGTGTATTCAAAGCCTGAGTCATTGCAATCCTCTCCATCAAAAAACtattaaaaacacatcattGAGTGTTGACAGATTGCTTCATTACCAGTGTAGTTGAATATGACTCCTTACTTCCTTACTTGCATCTATACTCCACTAAACGTACTGTCCAATAGTCTTGAAAGAGCCAAAGACCACATTTGGTTAAACAACTCTCACTTGTGAACCTAATGGATGAAACATGTTTGCAACAGCTGGAGTAATTCAGGAGGTTTTAGGGTTAAGAGTTCAGGCTTTTCTCTGTTGTAACAAAATTAACTGACGATCACGAGCGCTGCCTCAACAGGTCTGACAAGAAAAACCTGATAACAGCGAAGAAAAGCTGCTATTAGACCATCAAAAACAACAATTGTCCTCCTGACTGGCTCTGACTGGAGCCTTAAGATTAGTTATGAATAGAGTACAAAGTACAAAGCAACTAATACAGTAGTTTCCGAGGAATTATACTTACATAGGACCTATATAAATGACATCCTATTTTAAATAAGTATCTATAACATTGGACAGTATGTTTTGTTCTGCttttaacattacattaaatGTCACTTGGGAGATGCTTCCATGGCGACTTACATTCATTCAATACTGTGAGCAAACCCCTCAATACTGTGGggtgaagtgtttttttttaatgagttGTAAATAACACGAGGGACTTGTGTGCAAACAATGAATCTCACTCTGACTGAGGAGTCCTTATAGGAGTTTATTCTGAAGACTGTTTTACAACTACTATGGAATTTACTGTGGACGGGATCAAATAAATCAAGCTGGAAGATCTATCAGAATCAGGATACCTTTATCCGTCCCACAGAGGAgatttttacatttgttacagcagaaagagCCAAAAACAGTTTAATGTTTactaagaagcatgcataaaaaaaatcttaaagataaaaaaaaatacacatctgTAATGAGAGCAGCCAGATATATATTGTAATTAACGGCATATATTACACATAGTTGGTATGGGGGGTTTACTCACTCAGTCAGGGGTCCGTAGGCATGGTTCCTGACCTCCCTGTATCTCCTCCAGTGGGGCATGTCTGTGCGGACCGGGTGCTTCCCCTCCTGCCTCAGGACCTGCTCGATCAGCTCAGCGGTCGCCACGTTCACTACGACCAGAGGCCCGAACGTTGACTTCCACAGAGGGCCGTAGATCTTCCTGTGCTCAATCTGTGGGCAGTATGGAGATATTGGATATGTGATTTAAAAAGAACCTCACATATTGAGCTGCCTCCTGCAGGACGGATCCATTTGAAACTCATATGTTCAACACATCAATTTACTTAAGGTCTAAGGAAATATGAACTTGAGTTTTGTTATACTTGAATTGATTCTCAAACACACTTTAGGTTTATAACGAGTTAACTttctatttatttgtttaccttAAGAATCCTTTTTTAATCAATGTGTTCAGATTGCACAAAAGTAATACTATGATGTTACAGGGACTGTGAATTTTTAACAAGATGTTATGCATGGTGGTGCAGGTGCTTTCTCTTTACACTATGACCTATCGTAGATGTTATTAATCACAATATAATGCCTTCATTATTGTGGCTATACTGAATGTCCTAAACAGATTGAGAAGAAACGTAGGAGTACAGATGCAAATTTCTTCTGTGGAAAAACAGGTTCAGCAATTAAACGTGTAAGGTAAAGCCTTGTATTAGTATCCTAGTTTTCATAAATGTATTGTATGTGTTGTGTAAAACAAATGTCAGGACAATaggtacaaaagcattgcagaTTCTGATGCCAAGGTAATGTCTTTAAATGTCAAGTTGTCAATGTAAAACCCAAATATGTTAATATAATTGAAAAACAGAGAAAATCTCCATGTGAGatgctgaaaaaagacttttCTGCAATGTTGGCATGACAACATTGTTATAATATTTGAGAGTGTGACCTTGATTTAACATTTCATGTGTCAATGCTGCCAGCAACACAAATACACTTGAGTACATTTCCCTTCAGCACTGGGTTTAGGGAGTGTATATTATATACAAAACCACAGCAGACACAACTTCATAACAGTCTGCCTGCACAGAGACCTGCCAAAAGAGGTAAATAAGTACACTAATGGTTGTATTTACTTTGTGTTAACTACTCATTTACTAAGGCTTTACGGTCATTTTAACTTGTGATGCAATCGAAGACAGTCTCTCCATACATTAAGTTTACATAAATAATATGGTCGGACAGGTCGAAACCGAACAACAACACAGCAGTCCTTTTATCCACAGAATCCCTCCACGTACCTGCATTTGTTGCGCCTTTCTGAAATAGCCCTTTACAAAAAGCCAGTTTAAAGTGGACATCAAACTCGGTCCGCCTAAATCATCGATGGTTTTCTGTTTCACGGAGTCATTTATCACGGTGGTGGTGGTGGCTGCGTCACGGCGGTGGATGCCCGCATGATTCCCCGCATTCAGGCCGGCTTTAGCCGTCTGAATCCCGgcgtgctgctgcctggtcacCCGCAGTCCGAGGCTCACCAGAGATTTCCTCAACATTTTCACTGCAGGTGTTTTTCCTGCAGCTTCTGAGGTAGAAACAGGCACGACAGCagcgtgtgtgttggtgtgtgcgcgtgtgtatgtgtgtgtgtgtgtgtgtgtcagataaTAATGGCTCCCTGTTTATAGCTGCAGGGCCGCTTTTTAAACCCAGGCTCTGAGCCAACTGTGGACTTTGTGACCCTATCATAAATCTCCATGTTTGTAACATGCACATGCAAAACCAATAAGCGGATTATGTACTTATAAGAGAAGATTGATTACTAAAAAACACATCGGAGTAGTGATatttaacatttttaacaggtttAACGTATATAATAACGTATTTAGGTGTAAAACACGGGCACCCGAAGAGCGTATACGCAATATTAATACAAGTAAAACATGACGTGTGTCTTCCCAGTAATTGGGATCGGATCCAATTTTCTATGGGTTCTTCCTCTGAACATGCTACATACTTCCAATAAGTTTCATGACAATCGGTCCAGTCATTTTTCTTTTCCACTGCTTTTTGTGCACCATGCCTCTTGTCTTGTTTATTGTGTGTCAATATTGTATTGGGTCACTTAAACTCAATGGGTTGTCTAAAACTAGACTACTCACTAAATAATTTAGACCTTGCTGAGCTCAATATGTAGGTAAAGGTATTTATTGAGTTATTAAGAGTTATTTCACTATAGcctatctgtaaagcgtctttgagcacctgtaaaagcgcaaacaaaatacatctattattattatatgtgcaATGTATTAAAGTGCCTTTTGGAAAACTGATCCATTCAGTATGATTACACACGTCCTAACACATGATGACAGCGATATGTATTGTATAATAGTGTATGGGTTCTCAAAAACTATACATTAAAATTGAATATTTATTATGCATTTCGTGtatttgtgctgcattcacagaTGTTGCTGCCTCCAGAGGGCGACTTCTACTTTGCTTTCAGATAAATCTGTACAATACTTTTTTTGTGGTTAGTTAATTAGTATTCATGTGTCAAGTAAATTGTGTACTTGGATCAATCTTGCAGtgtagagctgtgtgtgtgtgtgtgtggcataaCATTTGTTTATCAGCTATTTTCAGTGCTACTTGTGTTTACAAATTGCAACAACAGTTATTTGACTCAGTTCGTAACAAAGACTTCAGGTTGTAACCGGCTCGGACCTCGTATAATTACAATTAATAGTATATACGTACACGGTACCTATCTATTAGCTTACATGGTAACACCTTACTGTCTTTGCTTGTGACTCAAACAAGACTGTCAACATGTCGTCACAATTTCTGGCCTGTAAATGTGATATGAACAACAGCGTGTTTTTTTTAGATGCCTAGTTAAAAGTTTAATGGATGACTTCATTGGTTAAACTGTTATTGGCATTTACAAAATGTGTCGAAAGAACACCTTGCTTTTTTGGCCTCGACAAAATCATTATAAGCTTCACAAATGTAACGCAGTTGTTGTACTAATGTTGAATAGAAAATGACTGTTCTATTGTTTCTCTATTCTGATCCAACAAAGAAAAAAAGCTTGTGCCAAACTATGACTTAATCAAAGCACTTAATTTCCCCCTTGATGGgaacaaaatgaaataaaaaaaaggaagGAAGCTTACGTCCAGGATATCCTGCAGTAACCGGGCGTAACCTCAGGGTCACTACGATCAGAAAAATGTTATGTAATCACAATAAAATCCACACATGGTtgcacaaaaataaataaacacatattAGGCAATGCAAAAGCACAAAAACTATTAAaatctttatttttctaaaaagAAATTACTCTCAAATAGTTTACAAATGATTCTCTGAGGCCACCGTTCTCCTTAAGGCTGAAACATTTTAAGACATCTTCAACACTTATTATTCAGCTGGGATGCCAAATAAAGGCTGAGACATAGACAGCAACTTCCTGTACGCTGAGTCGGGCGCAGCAGGGAAATGGGGCTTGTGGCAAAACAAGAAGAAGGCCTACGTTATAAAGGAAAATAACAAAAAGGCACACCAAGTTCTTAAAGACTCGCATTGAGGTGCAGCATCAAAGCATCTGGCTTGTTTTGCGCAATACAGTTCATACTAACTTCCAATTGCTTGgcttttgatatatatatagaaaataTATTAAGCAATTTGCTGATGTTCGAGTATATtttgaaaat is a genomic window of Pseudochaenichthys georgianus chromosome 21, fPseGeo1.2, whole genome shotgun sequence containing:
- the cyp27a3 gene encoding cytochrome P450, which encodes MLRKSLVSLGLRVTRQQHAGIQTAKAGLNAGNHAGIHRRDAATTTTVINDSVKQKTIDDLGGPSLMSTLNWLFVKGYFRKAQQMQIEHRKIYGPLWKSTFGPLVVVNVATAELIEQVLRQEGKHPVRTDMPHWRRYREVRNHAYGPLTEMGANWQRIRSILNPRMLKPKHVSSYTNTVNDVVTDFIHRVAWLRDRNGGGVMVNDLTEELYTFAFEGICSVLFETRMGCLNKEVPEETQKFIVSVGEMFRLSNVIILFPKRIWPYIPFWKQFAAAWDYLFKISEELVQKKMAQIQQQVHLKQQVEGAYLTHLLLSDQMTVSEILGSITELLLAGVDTTSNTIAWSLYQLAKIPEIQEQLYQEVIRVCPGDKVPTNEDIAHMPYLKAIIRETLRLYPVVPGNARLNVENEIVVGDHLFPKNTLFHLCHYAVSYDESIFPDAHSFLPDRWLRGSDERTKQHPFGSVPFGFGIRACLGRRVAELEMYLLLSRLIKQYEVRPDPAGTTVEPITRTLLCPATPINLQFLDRPRTGVSV